The Amphiura filiformis chromosome 12, Afil_fr2py, whole genome shotgun sequence genome includes a region encoding these proteins:
- the LOC140167022 gene encoding toll-like receptor 2 type-2, whose translation MVHYWWHIKYIRFLLFNNRLNQQHVLVNDDDEDDHIDDDENGIPRYDAYVPYHLEDEDWVDGELLRNIEEGDEPFRLCLRRRDIRAGRLLFAEVSLHMQRSRKILVILSPRFVEDNMCYFELNMGHHRVIEENRNAMIFIILEDIPDNKITLLLRQLYCRVQCIKWPGDGYGQYLFWRRVREELKRPVPLDRRFAV comes from the coding sequence ATGGTGCATTATTGGTGGCATATTAAGTACATACGTTTCCTGCTTTTCAACAATAGACTAAACCAACAACATGTGCttgtcaatgatgatgatgaagatgatcatATCGATGATGATGAGAATGGCATCCCTCGATATGATGCCTATGTGCCCTACCATCTAGAGGATGAAGATTGGGTAGATGGAGAACTTCTGCGCAATATTGAGGAAGGTGATGAACCTTTCCGACTTTGTCTGAGGCGTCGTGACATACGTGCTGGGAGACTTCTTTTTGCTGAAGTATCCCTCCATATGCAAAGAAGTCGAAAAATTCTTGTAATTCTCTCGCCACGATTTGTTGAGGACAATATGTGTTACTTTGAATTAAACATGGGACATCATAGAGTCATAGAAGAGAATCGCAATGCaatgatttttatcattttggaggATATTCCAGATAACAAAATTACTCTGTTGTTAAGACAATTATACTGTAGAGTACAATGCATTAAATGGCCAGGAGATGGGTATGGACAGTATTTGTTTTGGCGACGTGTTCGAGAGGAACTTAAGAGGCCTGTGCCTCTTGATCGCCGGTTTGctgtttaa